Genomic DNA from Patescibacteria group bacterium:
TACCTCTAAACAGGATGTCGAAGTTCCGGCCGAGTTCGCTGACCAACCAAAAGGAGATTGGAATCCTAAAGAGATCGTCGAAGCACTTTCAACCATCACGCCATTGTCTAGCGAAGCATCAGCGAAAGTCGGTGAGACCTTGAAGATGATTTCGCGCGATAAAGAAGAGCTCGCTCGTCAGCGTACGGCGGTGATTGAAACCGTTATGGCTGAAGTGAACGCGAAGTATGCGGAGGTAGCGGAAAAAGTTTCTGATCCGCAGACTATCGAACGCCTCGAACGCGCAACACTCTTGCGTGCGACCGATAACCTTTGGATGAGACATCTGGATGACATGACTTATTTGCGTCGCACTATTGGTCTCCAGGGTTATGCCCAGCGCGATCCGCTCGTGGAGTACAAGAAAGAAGCCTTCCGTATTTACGGCGAGATGCGCCACGCCATCATGCGCGAGGTCGCCTACAATATCTTCAAGATTTTCGATCAAGCCATCCAAGCCCGCGCCGCCATCGACGCCGCTCCAAAGATGATGAAGATGCTGAATAGTATGTTGGGCGGGGGAGGAAACAGTTCGAAGACGGGAGGGTAGTATGTCTGATCTCATCGAACCATATTCCGTTCCTCGTGTGGGCGTGGGTGTTATTGTATTGCGCGATGGAAAGTTTCTCCTTGGTAAGCGACGAAACGCTCACGGAGAAGGGGAGTGGGCGTTGATAGGCGGGAAGCTTGATCATGGAGAGTCGATCGAGGATTGTGCGCGTCGAGAGATCCACGAGGAGTCTGGTATGGAGATTGCCAATATCAGATTCACCACCTTGTTTAATAGTGTCCGATATCCACCGAAGCATTTTTTGGCAATTGGGGTAGTAGCCGATTGGGTTTCTGGAGAGGCGCAGGTTTATCCGGCAGAGAAGATTTCTGAGTGGGGTTGGTTCGATTTTGACCAGTTGCCAGCACCGATGTTTCTAGACTCGTTGACTCTCATTCAGAACTATCGGTCCGGCAAACTATTTTCAGACCTATGATCGGCGTCTTTGATTCCGGTCTCGGTGGCCTTGTCATCATGAAGGAACTCGACAAACAGTTTCCCGAATATTCTTTTTTGTATTTGGGTGATAACGCGCGAGCACCATACGGATCGAAAACTCCTGAGCAGGTGTACGAGTACACGTTGCAGGCGGTCGAGTATCTGTTCGCAGAGGGATGCGAGCTTGTCATTCTGGCGTGC
This window encodes:
- a CDS encoding NUDIX domain-containing protein, whose protein sequence is MSDLIEPYSVPRVGVGVIVLRDGKFLLGKRRNAHGEGEWALIGGKLDHGESIEDCARREIHEESGMEIANIRFTTLFNSVRYPPKHFLAIGVVADWVSGEAQVYPAEKISEWGWFDFDQLPAPMFLDSLTLIQNYRSGKLFSDL